In Synergistaceae bacterium, the DNA window ACAACAGCCATCAGCAAAATAAAAACCCTCCCGCGGATTTTCTCACACGGAAGGGAGATTGGTATTCTGATTTTCAGAGGGGGATTTATTTCTTCTTCTTCCTGTCTTTGATGTTGCGTTCGATTTCGGCCATGATTTTCCCAGCCTCAATTTTCGCGCTGTCCATCGCCGAGCCTGAGAGCTTCGCAAGGTTGAAGATTCCTTTTCCTTCTATCTGCTCCTTGATTGAACGTTCAGCGGCATAATCAGCCCAAAGATAGCCGATTCCCGCAAGAGGTAGAAGAGGCCTGCTCAACAGCAGAGCCGCGCCGCCTCCAATGACTGCCCCGGCAAGGCCAGCTCCCTCTGACTTCTCGGCCATCTCAGCGACACAGCACCAAATGTACGAATTGTAGTAGCTCTGCGACAAGTTCCGGCCTCCCGTGAAATAAAGGTGTGCGATTGCGTCTGCTCCTTCTTGACTTCCCTCGTAAGCAGCTTTCCTGTACCATTTGGACGCTTCTTCGCAGTCTTCATTCACGCCAAAACCGCCCTTGTATAGAGAGCCGAATCCTATCATACCGTCAACGCTTCCATTGTTGGCAGCTTTCGTGAAATACTCCCTAGCCTTCGCGTAATTCTGGCTGACTCCTTCGCCTTGAGCGTACATGCTCCCTACCTCAACCATCGCAGGAATGTTCCCTTTGTCGGCCTGAGCTTTCATGACAGTAAACCTCCTCTGAAATTTTTTGTGAGATAAAGTTATCTATACACCCCGCAGATTATGCCGCGACTCAAATTTACGGTAGACATATATCGAAATCCCCGCCATCATAATATCAGCAACAACCTGCGTCCACACAATGCCGTACATCCCGAACACATAATTCATCACGAACAATAACGGAATGTTGAAGACCGCCCATCTTGACGAGCCGAGAAAAAGCGCAGTGCCTCCCATGCCGACAGCCTGAAAGAAATTCACCGCGTGAAAGCACACAAACATCAGCGGAGTCGCAAGAACCCTCGCCCGCAGGAAATGAGTCCCAAGCTCCACAGTCTGAGAGTCCGCAATGAATATCCGCATGATGTACGGCGCGAATATCTCATACATTGCCACGCTCGCGAGCCCGAACACGAGTCCCACAAGCCGCGAGAACCTCACAGACTCCCTCATCCTCGCTATGTTACCGGAAGCATAGTTGTACCCCGCAAGAGGCATCATCCCCTGACAGAGTCCTATGCCGATATTCAGCGGGAGACGTTCAGCCTTCAGGACGATTCCCACAGCCGCAAGGGGTATATCACCGTAGCCGGACGCTAATTTGTCGATGATGATATATGTTACGTCGAAAAGTGTTACAGCCACAGCCGCAGGGACTCCCACAGCAAAGACTTCATACACGTTTTTTGCTGACGCTATGACATTTCCGGGAGACAGCGAAATTATCCCGTCATCGCTCCTGAGAATCACGGCGAGGAAATACAGACATATAATCACGTTCGACAGCATTGTGGCTATTCCCGCGCCGAGTACCTCATACCCTTTAGGCAGCAGCACGAACATAAACAGAGGGTCAAGAAATATATTGATGATACCGCCCATTGAGACACCGAAACCCGCCTGTTTCGCCCTGCCCGTTGAGCGCAGGAAATTGGAGAGCGTCATTCCCGTAATCGTTGGGACTGCTCCGAGTGCGATAACGCAGAATGTATACTGACGAGCAAAAATCAATGTGTCATCGCTCGCCCCTAATGCGCGTAATATCGGTGTCATGAAAAAATACATTGTCCCGGAAAATATCCCGCCCGAAAGAATTGACATCCAGAAACAGAATGATGATACCGACCTGGCCTCGCCGTCTCTTTTCGCGCCCATGAGCCTAGAAATCAGAGTCCCGCCCCCTATCCCGAAGAGATTCGCGAATGTTATTGTGATGTTGAAGACAGGAAGCAACAGCGACACGCCCGCAACCATGAGAGGATTGTTAGTGCGTCCGATGAAAAATGTATCTGCGAGATTGTAGACAAGAATAATCAGCTGGCCGAATATCATGGGCAGTGCAAGCTCAAATAACGCTCTCGGAATCGGCCATGACTCGAAAACTTCCCGGCCTGATATGTGCTTTTTGTTCATGAAAAGATCACTCCTTACCGGGAGTTATCATAGCAGAATTTCCCGGCATGGCGGAGCTTTCCATCAGCTATAGTATTCAGCTTTCATAAGGCGCGGAAAAATATTGCCCGGCTTTGAACATCAGTTTTTTCACGAAGCAGGAAGCGTGAATTTGAACCGTCCGTAATTTTGACAGCAATCTGAACGCCGCGATGAGAAATTTATTGCTGGTTACATAATGTTCCACGAAATAGACTTCTGACTTGTTCATGAGGAGATTCCTTTTCTTTGAGCTTTCGAGCTGATCCAAACGCCCCGCGGGGTATACGTGGTTATGCTCGAATGTAGCCTCATGCGTGATGCCTGTTTTCCTCCCTGCGTCCTGAAGTTTGCTTGCGAGTATAAATTCTTCTCCGTACAAAAAAACATTCTCATCAAGCATTCCGACATTCACAAAATCTTCTGTCCTTATGAAGAACAAGCAGCCTTCCACAGCCCATACATCATGGAAAATTCCGGGGGTGTTTCTGGTTTTTTCAGGATAGTAAGAATATGCGTGAAGTTTCTGCATTACTTTTTTGAGAAAATCGCTGAAGGGGATTAAGCACAGTAAGACACTGACAAATCGGTGAGAGATATAACGCTGGTTTTTCCCCCAGAGCAAAGCGCGTGTGCCTGAGCCTGTTAATACCGC includes these proteins:
- a CDS encoding sel1 repeat family protein, with the translated sequence MKAQADKGNIPAMVEVGSMYAQGEGVSQNYAKAREYFTKAANNGSVDGMIGFGSLYKGGFGVNEDCEEASKWYRKAAYEGSQEGADAIAHLYFTGGRNLSQSYYNSYIWCCVAEMAEKSEGAGLAGAVIGGGAALLLSRPLLPLAGIGYLWADYAAERSIKEQIEGKGIFNLAKLSGSAMDSAKIEAGKIMAEIERNIKDRKKKK
- a CDS encoding MATE family efflux transporter encodes the protein MNKKHISGREVFESWPIPRALFELALPMIFGQLIILVYNLADTFFIGRTNNPLMVAGVSLLLPVFNITITFANLFGIGGGTLISRLMGAKRDGEARSVSSFCFWMSILSGGIFSGTMYFFMTPILRALGASDDTLIFARQYTFCVIALGAVPTITGMTLSNFLRSTGRAKQAGFGVSMGGIINIFLDPLFMFVLLPKGYEVLGAGIATMLSNVIICLYFLAVILRSDDGIISLSPGNVIASAKNVYEVFAVGVPAAVAVTLFDVTYIIIDKLASGYGDIPLAAVGIVLKAERLPLNIGIGLCQGMMPLAGYNYASGNIARMRESVRFSRLVGLVFGLASVAMYEIFAPYIMRIFIADSQTVELGTHFLRARVLATPLMFVCFHAVNFFQAVGMGGTALFLGSSRWAVFNIPLLFVMNYVFGMYGIVWTQVVADIMMAGISIYVYRKFESRHNLRGV
- a CDS encoding glycosyltransferase family 2 protein translates to MLTCGLVILNYKDFEATTKLLDTIKDFPSLDYIAVVDNLSPNNSYEVLKKYEGGKISVIQSDKNGGYSYGNNFGAKFLINKFHPDIIAIANPDVVFGNDLAEKIKELFAEKKEYAVLTGSGTRALLWGKNQRYISHRFVSVLLCLIPFSDFLKKVMQKLHAYSYYPEKTRNTPGIFHDVWAVEGCLFFIRTEDFVNVGMLDENVFLYGEEFILASKLQDAGRKTGITHEATFEHNHVYPAGRLDQLESSKKRNLLMNKSEVYFVEHYVTSNKFLIAAFRLLSKLRTVQIHASCFVKKLMFKAGQYFSAPYES